Proteins found in one Molothrus aeneus isolate 106 chromosome 20, BPBGC_Maene_1.0, whole genome shotgun sequence genomic segment:
- the STYXL1 gene encoding serine/threonine/tyrosine-interacting-like protein 1: MAGVMFCEPRHLYNIINQYRWRSRLAEPNYLCLLDARSQLEFDDSHIVTAQRIVLSPAGQYVIPNPEELGYVRFCVVYDHDTGFLTDTDNQEEEEEEEEEEEEETGSSTSSETEISSSDSVCSQSAEEGDALFHARNLEQFTRHPVLLLKGGYRRFSACYHFLKSHKTLWMPQELDTFQPYPVEILPAKLYMGNFKQASDKQIQKDLRIKALVNVSEQPVILFAEEGKSLHVPVPDSLEADLFSSFPTISHFIDAQLDEGAVLVLSSLGISRSSTATMAYLMHSCRFSLQRAWKYLLKCKMNMRPNRGFVEQLSAWETQIYGYPVTDVSEPNY; this comes from the exons ATGGCGGGGGTGATGTTCTGCGAGCCCCGACACCTCTACAACATCATCAACCAGTACCGGTGGAGATCGCGGCTGGCGGAGCCCAACTACCTGTGCCTGCTGG atgccCGTTCTCAGCTTGAATTTGATGACAGCCACATTGTTACAGCCCAAAGGATTGTACTG AGTCCTGCAGGGCAGTATGTGATCCCCAACCCCGAGGAGCTGGGCTATGTCAGATTCTGTGTGGTGTATGACCACGACACTGGATTTTTGACTGACACTGACaatcaggaggaggaggaggaggaggaggaggaggaggaagaagaaacag GGAGCAGCACTTCTTCAGAGACTGAAATCAGCAGCTCAGATTCCGTGTGTTCCCAGA GTGCTGAGGAAGGAGATGCCCTCTTCCATGCCAGGAACTTGGAGCAGTTCACCCGGCACCCCGTGCTCCTCCTGAAGGGAGGCTACAGGCGCTTTTCAGCTTGTTACCATTTCCTGAAGAGCCACAAGACACTGTGGATGCCCCAG GAACTAGACACCTTCCAGCCATACCCTGTAGAAATACTGCCTGCAAAGCTATATATGGGCAATTTCAAGCAGGCCAGTGacaaacaaattcagaaagatCTGAGGATCAAAGCACTGGTCAACGTCTCAGAACAGCCCGTGATTCT GTTTGCAGAAGAAGGTAAATCCCTCCATGTACCTGTTCCTGATTCACTCGAAGcagatcttttttcttccttccccaccATTTCTCATTTCATAG ATGCTCAGCTGGATgagggagcagtgctggtgctCTCCAGCCTGGGGATCAGCCGGAGCAGCACGGCCACCATGGCCTATCTGATGCACTCCTGCCGCTTCTCCCTGCAG AGAGCTTGGAAATACcttctgaaatgcaaaatgaacATGAGACCAAACCGGGGCTTTGTggagcagctctcagcctgggAGACCCAAATCTATGGGTACCCAGTCACAGACGTGTCTGAGCCAAATTACTGA
- the POR gene encoding NADPH--cytochrome P450 reductase, with amino-acid sequence MGEPSMDPTIAADSPAQQDSLFSMTDVFLISLITGLFTYWFFFRKKKEEVPELPKMQTVAAPVRDSSFIEKMKKTGRNIVVFYGSQTGTAEEFANRLAKDAHRYGLRGMAADPEEYDLSDLSRLSEIDKSLAVFCMATYGEGDPTDNAQDFYDWLQEADADLSGLRFAVFGLGNKTYEHFNAMGKYVDKRLEELGAQRIFELGLGDDDGNLEEDFITWREQFWPAVCEHFGVEATGEESSIRQYELVVHTDVNMNKVYTGEMGRLKSYENQKPPFDAKNPFLAQVTENRKLNEGGERHLMHLELDISNSKIRYESGDHVAVYPANDSSLVNQIGEILGTDLDTVMSLNNLDEESNKKHPFPCPTSYRTALTYYLDITNPPRTNVLYELAQYASDSGEQERLRKMASSAAEGKALYLSWVVEARRNILAILQDMPSLRPPIDHLCELLPRLQARYYSIASSSKVHPNSIHICAVTVEYETKTGRLNKGVATSWLRSKVPVQQGSSSQVPGQQESSSQVPVQQGSSSLVPMYVRKSQFRLPFKPSTPVIMIGPGTGIAPFMGFIQERAWLKQQGKEVGETVLYYGCRHEREDYLYREELARFQKEGVLTQLNVAFSRDQAEKVYVQHLLKKNKENVWKLVNEGMAHIYVCGDARNMARDVQNTFYEIVSEFGSMSQPQAVDYVKKLMTKGRYSLDVWS; translated from the exons ATGGGGGAGCCCAGCATGGACCCAACCATTGCTGctgacagccctgcacagcaggaCTCTCTCTTCAGCATGACAGACGTGTTCCTCATCTCCCTCATCACTGGACTTTTCACCTACTGGTTCTTCTTCCgcaagaaaaaggaggaagtgCCTGAGCTCCCCAAGATGCAGACAGT agcagctccagtgagAGACAGCAGCTTCAttgagaagatgaagaagacg gGCCGAAATATCGTGGTTTTCTATGGTTCCCagacaggcacagcagaggagTTTGCCAATCGCCTGGCCAAAGATGCCCATCGCTATGGCCTCCGGGGCATGGCAGCAGATCCAGAGGAGTATGACCTG TCGGACCTGAGTCGCCTCTCTGAGATTGACAAATCCTTGGCAGTGTTCTGCATGGCCACCTATGGAGAGGGGGATCCCACAGATAATGCCCAGGATTTCTATGactggctgcaggaggctgaTGCCGACCTCTCGGGTCTCCGGTTTGCA GTCTTTGGGCTGGGGAACAAAACTTATGAGCACTTCAATGCCATGGGGAAGTACGTGGACAAGAGGCTGGAGGAGCTTGGAGCACAGCGCATCtttgagctggggctgggagatgACGATGGCAA CCTGGAAGAAGACTTCATCACCTGGAGAGAGCAGTTCTGGCCAGCAGTGTGTGAGCACTTCGGGGTGGAGGCTACAGGAGAAGagtccag catCCGGCAGTACGAGCTGGTGGTGCACACAGATGTGAACATGAACAAAGTCTACACAGGGGAGATGGGCAGACTCAAGAGCTACGAGAACCAGAAGCC CCCCTTTGATGCCAAGAACCCCTTCCTGGCTCAGGTCACAGAGAACCGCAAGCTGAACGAGGGTGGAGAGCGACACTTGATGCACCTGGAGCTGGATATCTCCAATTCCAAAATCAG gtaTGAGTCTGGGGACCATGTGGCTGTGTACCCAGCCAACGACTCCTCCCTGGTGAACCAGATTGGTGAGATCCTGGGCACGGACCTGGACACTGTCATGTCCCTAAACAACTTGGATG AGGAATCCAACAAGAAgcatcccttcccctgccccacaTCATACAGGACAGCCCTGACCTACTACCTGGACATCACCAACCCTCCCCGCACCAACGTGCTCTACGAGCTGGCCCAGTACGCCTCGGACAGCGGCGAGCAGGAGCGCCTGCGCAAAATGGCCTCGTCTGCTGCTGAGGGCAAG GCGCTGTACCTCAGCTGGGTGGTGGAGGCCCGCAGGAACATCCTGGCCATCCTGCAGGACATGCCCTCCCTGCGCCCCCCCATCGACCACCTGTGCGAGCTCCTGCCCCGCCTGCAGGCCCGCTACTACTCCATCGCCTCCTCCTCCAAG GTCCATCCCAACTCCATCCACATCTGTGCCGTGACAGTGGAGTATGAGACCAAGACGGGCCGCCTGAACAAAGGGGTGGCCACCAGCTGGCTCAGGAGCAAGGTGCCTGTCcagcaggggagcagctcccaggtgcctggccagcaggagagcagctcccaggtgcctgtccagcaggggagcagctccctggtgcCCATGTACGTGCGCAAGTCGCAGTTCCGGCTGCCCTTCAAGCCCAGCACGCCCGTGATCATGATTGGGCCAGGCACCGGCATCGCCCCCTTCATGGGCTTCATCCAGGAGAGGGCCTGGCTCAAGCAGCagg GCAAGGAGGTTGGTGAGACAGTGCTTTACTATGGCTGCCGCCATGAGCGCGAGGACTACCTGTACAGGGAGGAGCTGGCCCGCTTCCAGAAGGAGGGAGTGCTCACCCAGCTCAACGTGGCCTTCTCCAGGGACCAGGCTGAGAAG GTTTATGTCCAGCACTTACTGAAGAAGAACAAGGAGAACGTCTGGAAGCTGGTTAATGAGGGGATGGCTCACATCTATGTGTGCGG CGATGCCCGGAACATGGCCCGGGACGTGCAGAACACCTTCTACGAGATCGTGTCCGAGTTTGGCAGCATGAGCCAGCCCCAGGCCGTGGACTATGTAAAGAAACTGATGACAAAGGGCCGCTACTCCCTGGATGTGTGGAGCTAA
- the TMEM120A gene encoding ion channel TACAN produces the protein MAWGASLAECLREWEELQDGYQRIQDNHRLYKQKLEELTKLQDGISSSIARQKKRLKELSLSLKKCRAQASPEQEASIQETQSLIKERQNVFFEMEAYLPKKNGLYLSLVLGNVNVTLLSKQAKFAYKDEYEKFKLYLTIILLIVSFSCRFLLNSRVTDAVFNFLLVWYYCTLTIRESILINNGSKIKGWWVFHHYISTFLSGVMLTWPDGLMYQMFRNQFLSFSMYQSFVQFLQYYYQSGCLYRLRALGERHNMDLTVEGFQSWMWRGLTFLLPFLFFGQFWQLYNAITLFRMLQHPECKEWQVLMCGLPFSILFLGNFFTTLRVVHQKIQNKNQDTKEN, from the exons ATGGCCTGGGGCGCCTCGCTCGCCGAGTGCCTGCGCGagtgggaggagctgcaggacgGCTACCAGCGCATCCAG gaCAACCACAGGCTGTACAAGCAGAAACTCGAGGAGCTGACCAAGCTGCAGGATGGGATCTCCAGCTCCATCGCCCGGCAGAAGAAGCGGCTgaaggagctgtccctgtccctcaaaAA ATGCAGAGCCCAGGCGTCTCCCGAGCAGGAAGCATCCATCCAAGAGACCCAGAGCCTGATTAAAGAGAGGCAGAACGTGTTCTTTGAGATGGAGGCCTATCTGCCAAAGAAGAACGG GTTGTACCTGAGTCTGGTGCTCGGCAATGTGAACGTGACCCTGCTCAGCAAACAGGCCAA GTTTGCCTATAAAGATGAGTACGAGAAGTTCAAGCTCTACCTCACCATCATCCTACTCATTGTCTCCTTCTCCTGTCGGTTCCTCCTCAACTCCAG GGTGACAGACGCCGTCTTCAACTTCCTCCTGGTGTGGTACTACTGCACCCTCACCATCCGCGAGAGCATCCTCATCAACAACGGCTCCAA GATCAAAGGCTGGTGGGTTTTCCATCACTACATCTCCACCTTCCTCTCAGGTGTCATGCTGACGTG GCCAGATGGGCTCATGTACCAGATGTTCAGGAACCAGTTTCTGTCCTTCTCCATGTACCAGA GCTTTGTGCAGTTCCTGCAGTATTACTACCAGAGTGGGTGCTTGTACCGGCTGCGAGCGCTGGGAGAGAGGCACAACATGGACCTGACTGTGG AGGGCTTCCAGTCCTGGATGTGGAGAGGCCTCACGttcctgcttcccttcctcttctttgggcag ttCTGGCAGCTCTACAACGCCATCACCCTGTTCCGCATGCTGCAGCACCCCGAGTGCAAGGAGTGGCAG GTCCTCATGTGTGGCCTCcccttctccatcctcttcctgGGCAACTTCTTCACCACCCTCCGCGTCGTCCACCAGAAGATCCAGAACAAGAACCAGGACACGAAGGAGAATTGA